The Rhopalosiphum maidis isolate BTI-1 chromosome 1, ASM367621v3, whole genome shotgun sequence genome has a segment encoding these proteins:
- the LOC113549315 gene encoding 40S ribosomal protein S10: MLMPKKNRRAIYEYLFKEGVMVAEKDFHKPVHPDIEGIPNLQVIKAMQSLKSRDYVKEQFAWRHYYWYLTNEGIQYLRDYLHLPTEIVPATLKRQARQDARGPRTTPGGRPEGGRSGEDRATYRRAPGAPGTDKKAEVGAGTAELDFRGPGAFGGFGRGRAPPQ, encoded by the exons atGTTGATGCCAAAAAAGAATCGTAGAGCTATCTATGAATACCTCTTCAAAGAAGGTGTAATGGTTGCTGAAAAAGATTTCCATAAACCTGTACATCCCGATATTGAAGGCATTCCAAATTTGCAAGTTATCAAAGCTATGCAG agTCTCAAATCTAGAGATTATGTTAAAGAACAATTTGCATGGCGTCACTATTATTGGTACTTGACAAACGAGGGAATTCAATACCTTAGGGATTATCTTCATTTACCAACTGAG ATTGTTCCAGCTACATTGAAGAGACAAGCTAGACAAGACGCAAGAGGACCCAGAACAACACCAGGAGGAAGGCCTGAAGGCGGCAGATCTGGTGAAGACAGAGCAACTTATAGACGAGCTCCAGGTGCACCTGGAACTGACAAGAAAGCTGAAGTGGGTGCTGGTACTGCTGAATTGGACttt AGAGGACCTGGTGCATTTGGTGGATTTGGCCGTGGTAGAGCTCCACctcaataa